Proteins encoded within one genomic window of Oncorhynchus mykiss isolate Arlee chromosome 27, USDA_OmykA_1.1, whole genome shotgun sequence:
- the LOC110507289 gene encoding transcription factor Dp-1-like: protein MIRWSGLPTNSAQECQNLEKISFKNLVQRNKASEASSLALPPSSSVIQLPFIFLNTDVRTVIDCSTSSDNHSRLELPHGLCKSLLSMRISTSTTPFEIHDDIEAHGVVPGPGEWEVHRRQSRPGQVPHSQVPGDLHHRHGQRHQSNKLFPR, encoded by the exons ATGATCCGCTGGAGTGGCCTGcccaccaactcagcccaggagTGTCAAAACCTGGAG AAAATCTCTTTCAAGAACCTAGTGCAGAGAAACAAAGCCAGTGAGGCTTCCTCCCTGGCCCTTCCCCCTTCCAGCTCTGTCATTCAGCTCCCCTTCATCTTCCTCAACACAGACGTACGCACCGTCATCGACTGCTCCACCTCCAGCGACAA TCactctagactagagcttccaCATGGTCTGTGCAAGTCCCTACTGTCGATGCGAATTTCAACTTCAACAACACCTTTTGAGATCCACGATGACATAGAAGCGCATGGGGTTGTCCCTGGACCTGGAGAGTGGGAAGTGCACCGCAGACAATCTCGTCCTGGCCAAGTCCCTCATTCCCAGGTCCCTGGAGATCTACATCATAG GCATGGCCAGAGGCACCAGTCAAACAAG CTCTTTcccagatga